GATATTGCCGTCTCAGGCACTGAGACGTCAAACACTGGTGGCCGTGACGGGTCCACGCTGTGGGGCAGCGAGCCCATCCGGGGCGGCCGTCGAGCGTCGCGAGGACGGTCACGACGGGGTGCGACCACCGCCCGTGACGAGGACGTCACGGGCGTCGGCGACCGGCGTCCCGGCATCCGGCGGTGTCACCGTCGCCACCGCGGAGGGCTCTCGAGACACCGACCGTTGGAGGGATTGCATGTCAGGGACGCTGGCCGAGAAGGTCTGGGACGCGCACGTGGTGCGCCGAGCCGAGGGCGAGCCGGACCTGCTCTACATCGACCTGCACCTGCTGCACGAGGTGACGAGCCCGCAGGCGTTCGACGGGCTGCGCCTCGCCGGCCGCGGCGTGCGTCGCCCCGACCTCACCCTCGCGACCGAGGACCACAACGTCCCGACGACCCCGGGCCCGATCACCGACCCGGTGTCGAAGATCCAGGTCGACACCCTGCGCCGCAACTGCGAGGAGTTCGGGGTCCGGCTCTACCCGATGGGGGACGCCGACCAGGGCATCGTCCACGTCGTCGGCCCGCAGCTCGGGCTGACGCAGCCCGGCATGACCGTCGTCTGCGGTGACAGCCACACCTCGACCCACGGCGCGTTCGGCGCGCTCGCGTTCGGGATCGGCACGTCCGAGGTGGAGCACGTGCTCGCCACGCAGACCCTGCCGCTGCGCCCGTTCCGCACCCTCGCCGTCAACGTGCACGGTCGCCTCTCGCCGGGCGTGACGGCCAAGGACATCGTCCTCGCCGTCATCGCGCGCATCGGCACCGGCGGCGGTCAGGGCTACGTCATCGAGTACCGCGGCGAGGCCATCGAGGCCCTGTCGATGGAGGCCCGGATGACCGTGTGCAACATGTCGATCGAGGCCGGTGCCCGCGCGGGCATGATCGCCCCCGACCAGACCACCTTCGACTACCTGCAGGGTCGCCCGCACGCCCCGACGGGCGCCGACTGGGATGCCGCCGTGGCCGAGTGGAGCGCGCTGCGCACCGACGACGACGCCGAGTTCGACGCCGAGGTCGACCTCGACGCGAGCGAGCTGACCCCGTTCGTCACGTGGGGCACGAACCCCGGTCAGGGGCTGCCGCTCGGCGACTCCGTGCCGGACCCCGAGAGCTTCGCCGACGAGAGCGACCGCGTCGCGGCCGAGAACGCCCTGCGCTACATGGACCTCACGCCCGGCACGCCGCTGCGCGACATCCGGGTCGACACCGTCTTCGTCGGCTCGTGCACGAACGGCCGCATCGAGGACCTCCGTGCGGCGGCCGACGTCGTGCGCGGCCACCGGGTCGCCGACGGCGTGCGGATGCTCGTCGTGCCCGGCTCGGCCAAGGTCCGCCTGCAGGCCGAGGCGGAGGGGCTCGACCGGGTCTTCACCGAGGCCGGGGCCGAGTGGCGCCTGCCCGGCTGCTCGATGTGCCTGGGCATGAACCCCGACACGCTCGCGCCGGGTGAGCGCAGCGCGTCGACGTCCAACCGCAACTTCGAGGGACGGCAGGGCAAGGGCGGGCGGACCCACCTCGTGAGCCCGCTCGTGGCCGCGGCGACGGCGGTGCGCGGCACGCTGTCGAGCCCGGCCGACCTCGAGGGTGCCCTCGTGTCCGCGACGAGCCGGGAGGCCTGAGCCATGGAGAAGTTCGAGACCCACACCGGCATCGGCGTGCCGCTGCGCCGGAGCAACGTCGACACCGACCAGATCATCCCCGCGGAGTACCTCAAGCGGGTGACCCGCACCGGGTTCGAGGACGGCCTCTTCGCGGCCTGGCGCAAGGACGCCTCCTTCGTGCTCAACAGCCCCGTCTACGCGCACGGCTCCGTCCTCGTCGCCGGCCCCGACTTCGGGACGGGCTCGAGCCGCGAGCACGCGGTGTGGGCACTGATGAACTACGGCTTCCGGGTCGTCATCAGCTCTCGCTTCGCCGACATCTTCCGTGGGAACAGCGGCAAGCAGGGGCTGCTCACCGCGGTCGTGTCGCAGGACGACGTCGAGCTGATCTGGAAGTACCTCGACAACAACCCGGGTGCCGAGATCACGGTCGACCTCGTCAGCCGCACGGTGCGGGCCGGCGAGATCGTGGCGGCGTTCGACATCGACGACTACACGCGCTGGCGTCTCCTCGAGGGTCTCGACGACATCGGCCTGACGCTGCGGCACGAGGCGGACGTCACGGAGTTCGAGCAGGGCCGACCGGCCCACAAGCCGGTCACCACCCTCGCCTGACCCGCCTCCGGCGCCGGCCGGGTCGCTGCCGGCGTGCCAAAACCGTTGTGCCGCAGCGGTTTACGACGTCACGTCCGTCGTCCGTCGTTCGTCGCTGCGCGGTGACCGGCCCTCCGGTGGCTGGGGGAGAGGTCGGTCAATGCCGTTGCGACACAAGCAAATGCCCCGTGTGGTGATGGACCTCAGGGGCACTTCGCCCTAACGTCATGTGGTAACCGGACTCGATCCGGACGCATCGTCGGGTCTTCGAGCCGACATTCCTCTGGAGGGGAAGACGTGAACAAGGCAGAACTGATCGATGCCCTGGAGTCCAAGCTGGGCAGCAAGCGGATGGCCTCCGACTCGCTCGAGGCCTTTCTCGACATCGTGATCCGCGAGGTCGCCAAGGGCGGCAAGGTCGGTATCACCGGCTTCGGGACCTTCGAGCGCGTCGACCGCGCCGCCCGCACCGGCCGCAACCCGAAGACCGGCGACACCGTCAAGATCAAGAAGACGAAGGTGCCGAAGTTCCGCTCCGGCACGAACTTCAAGCAGGTCGTCTCGGGCGCCAAGAAGCTCTCGCGCACCGAGTCGGCGGCCTCCCGCGCCTCTGCCGGGTCGCTGACGGGTGGCGGCGCCGCAGCCGCTCGCCCCACGGCGAAGTCCGCCGCGAAGACCGCGACGAAGGCCGCGTCCAAGACGGCCACCAAGACCGCGACGAAGACGGCGACCAGGGCCGCCTCCAAGACGGCGACGAAGACGGCGACCAAGGCCGCCTCGAAGACCTCGACGGCACCCGCGCGCGCCACGAAGAGCGCCGGCCCGGCGAAGACGGCCGCGACGAAGGCCGCCCCGGCGAAGAAGGCCGGCGCCACGACCAAGGCTGCCGCCACCAAGGCCGCCCCGGCCAAGAAGGCCGGCGCCACCCGCGCTTCGGCCGCGACGACGACCGCCCGCAAGACCACCACCCGCGCCGCCGGTGGGGCCGCCAAGCGCACGGCGAAGAAGGCCTGACCGCCGCACCCGCGCGGCATCCCCGCAGCAGCACAGCCCGAGGGGCCCGACCGGTGCGGTCGGGCCCCTCGTGCACGCCCGGCGCGCCGGCGCACCGGCGCACCGAGGCACCGGCGCACCGGGGGACGGTGGAGGGTCCGCGTCGTCAGGGCGGCGACGACCCTCCACGGGGCCCGGTCGGGAGTCCGGACCGGGGCCTCGGCCGGGTCAGCCGATGCGCTCGCCCGGGCCGATGCCCTTGATGCGCAGCGAGACGACCTGCTCGCCCCGCTCGACACTCTCGGTGGCGCCGTCGTCGTCACTACCGGCGACGCCGACGGTTCCGGTCAGCACCGTCAGGCGCTGCCCGGGGCGCAGCAGCCGCAGGCCGCTCTCGGCGAAGGCCGCTGCGGCGAAGGGCAGCTCACGGCCGTCGTCGAGCAGCACGCTGCCGGAGCCGTCGGGCGCGAAGGTGTGCACGGTCGCCTGCATGGCTCAGATCCAACCAGACGCCCGCGGCCACAGACCGCTGACGACCGCCTGCGTGCGCGTCCCGAGGCCGAGCAGGGACGCCGCCTCGAGCGAGGCGAGGTCGTCGACGTCCGTGCGCAGCCGGGGCAGGTCGAGCGTGAGCCGCACCGCCCCGTCGGCCTCGTGCCGCGCGGCGCTGCCGGCCCCGAACAGCGGGCGGGGCAGCCCGGTCGGCACGCCGTCGCCACTCCTGACGACACCGCCGCAGCGCAGCACCGTGCCGACCCCGTCGGCGTCGGGCACGAACGACTGGTCGTGGCGGGCCGCCGCGGCCAGGGCCTCGCGCAGCTCGACGGGGTGCAGCGCCGGCAGGTCGCCGAGCAGTGCGGCGGCGGCGCGGCCGGTCGGTACCGCGGCCAGGCCCAGCCCCAGGGCCGCGTTGAGGCCCTCGCCCGGGTCGGCCACGACGTGCACACCGCGCTGCGACCACTCCGCGGCGAGACCGGCATCCGACGTGACGACGATGACGCGGTCGGCCCCGACTGCGCCGACGACCGCCTCGAGCGTGTCGTCGGCGATGGCCCGCGCCAGCGGCTCGCGCGCGGCACCGACCGAGCGGGCGAGGCGGGACTTGCCGTGACGGGTGTCCTTGACGGGGACGACGACGTGCCAGTCGGGGGCGGGGGCCGGGGAGGTCGGCGGAGAGAGGTCGGACATGCTGGTCGCAATCGTGTCACCGACCGCCCGGCGGCTCGACACTGCACCCGGACGTGACGAAGATGAGGGCAGTCCGCGCCGGTCGGTGCGGTGCCGCAACGAGGAGGTCGTCCGACGTGAGCCGTGCCAGCAGGCGCCAGAGGCGGCGGCTGCCGTTCGCGTACCGGCTCGCGGCGGTGCTGCTGCGGCGGCCGATGATGGTGCTGATGAAGCGCGACTGGCAGGGGGCCGAGAACTTCCCGGCCACAGGCGGTTTCGTCGTCAGCCCCAACCACATCTCCTACGTCGACCCCATCGTCTTCGCGCACTTCCTCTTCGACAGCGACCGCGAGTGCTACTTCCTCGCCAAGGACGGTCTCTTCAGGGTGCCCTTCGTCGGCTGGGTGCTGCGGGCCTCCGGCCAGATCCCCGTCTACCGCAACTCCGCCGCCGCGGCGAGCTCGTACCGCTCGGCCCTCGACGCCGTGCGCGACGGCAAGGCGGTCGCGATCTTCCCCGAGGGCACCATCACGCGCGACCCCGACCTGTGGCCGATGCGCGGCAAGACGGGGGCCGCGCGCGTGGCCCTCGAGACCCGCTGCCCGCTCATCCCCGTCGCGCAGTGGGGCGCTCACGAGATCCTGCCGCCCTACAGCAAGAAGGTCGGCCTCTTCCCGCGCCGCACGATGGTGATGCGCGCCGGCCCACCCGTCGACCTCAGCGACCTCTACGACCGCCCCGTCGACACGAAGGTGCTCCGCGAGGCGACCGACCGGCTCATGGCCCGTATCACCGAGATGCTCGCCGAGGTGCGCCACGAGCAGCCGCCGACGTCCGCCGTCACCGGCGGCACGACCGACGGGCCGGATGCCGGCCCGCCCCCGGAGGTGCGCCCGTGACCCGAGTCGCCGTCATGGGCAGCGGCAACTGGGGCACCGCCTTCGCCGCGATCCTCGCCGACGCCGGCTCCGACGTGCTCATGTGGGCCCGTCGTGCCGAGGTGGCCGACGCGGTCAACGCGGGCCGCAACGAGGCGTACCTTCCCGAGCTCGCCCTGCCGCCCGCGGTGCGGGCCACCACCGATCCGGTCGAGGCCCTCGAGGGCAGCGACGTCGTCGTGCTTGTCGTGCCGTCGCAGACCCTGCGGGCCAACCTCGCCGGGTGGGGCGCGGCCATCCCCCCGGGCGCGCCCGTCGTCTCGCTCATGAAGGGCGTCGAGCTCGGCACGACGATGCGCATGAGCGAGGTCGTCACCGAGGCCGCCGGCGTCGAGCCCGACCGGGTCGTCGTCGTCAGCGGGCCGAACCTCGCCCCCGAGATCGCGCTGCGCCAGCCCGCCGGCGGCGTCATCGCCTGCCGCGACATGGCCACCGCCGAGCGGGTCGCCCAGGTCTGCGCCGCACCGTACTTCCGCCCGTACACCGACACCGACGTCGTCGGCGCCGAGGTCTGCGGCGCGACGAAGAACGTCGTCGCGCTCGCGTCCGGCATGGCCGAGGGCATGGGCTTCGGCGACAACACCAAGGCGACGATCATCACGCGCGGCCTGGCCGAGACGACCCGCCTCGGTCTCGCGCTCGGCGCCCACCCGCAGACCTTCATGGGACTCGCCGGCGTCGGCGACCTCATCGCCACGTGCATGTCGCCGCTCTCGCGCAACCACTCGTTCGGGGTGCGGCTCGGGCGCGGTCTCACGGTCGAGCAGGCGACCGCCGAGATGCGCCAGACGACCGAGGGCGTCAAGTCGTGCGAGTCGATCCTCACCCTCGCCGGGCAGCACGGGGTCGACATGCCGATCTGCGAGCAGGTCGTCGCCGTGATCCGCGACGGTCACCCGGCGCGCGACATCGGGCCTCGCCTCATGTCGCGCGACCTCAAGGCCGAGAAGCGCTGAGCCCCGGGCCCGCCGACGCGTCGGCACCGGCCGCCACCCCGCGCGACAGGGCCTGGTCGAGGTCGGCCCAGAGGTCGTCGACGTGCTCGATGCCGACCGACAGTCGCAGCAGGTTGACCGGCACGACGAGCGGCTCCGACGCGTGCCTCCGGCGCCGCTCGATCTGCGACTCGACCCCGCCCAGGCTCGTCGAGTGCAGCCACACGGCGGTGGCCTCGCACACGGCCTCGGCGGCCTCGGCGCCGCCGACGACCTCGACGGCGATCATCGCCCCCTGTCCGGGGTAGCGCACCCGCTCGACGGCCGGGTGGCTCGCGAGGCGGCCGGCGAGGTCGGCCGCGTTGGCGCAGGCGCGCTCGAACCGCACGGTCAGGGTGCGCAGCCCGCGCAGGGCGAGGAAGACCTCGAGCGGCCCGGCGATGGCGCCGTGCAGGGTGCGGTGGCGCTGCAGCCGCGTGCCGAGGGCGGCCCCGCGCGCGGTGGCGGCGACGACCGTGGCGCCGAGGACGACGTCGCTGTGGCCCGAGAGGTACTTCGTCACCGAGTGCACGACGACGTCGGCGCCGAGCTGCAGGGGGCGGCTGAGCAACGGGGTCGAGAGGGTGTTGTCGACGACGCTCGTCACGCCGCGCTCGCGGGCGCGGGCCAGCACGACGGGGAGGTCGACGACGTCCATGAGCGGGTTGGTCGGTGACTCGAGCCAGAGCAGGTCGCCCTCGCCGAGCCGGTCGAGCGCGGCGAGGAAGCCGTCGGTGTCGGTGGCGTGCACCCGCTCCACCTGCGCCGTCCCCTGCGCCAGGGCGGCGAGGAGGTCCTCGGTGCCGTTGTACGTCTGGTCGGGGGCGAGCACGGTCCCGCCGGGGGCGAGCAGCGACAGCCCCGCCGAGATGGCG
This is a stretch of genomic DNA from Terracoccus luteus. It encodes these proteins:
- the leuC gene encoding 3-isopropylmalate dehydratase large subunit, with product MSGTLAEKVWDAHVVRRAEGEPDLLYIDLHLLHEVTSPQAFDGLRLAGRGVRRPDLTLATEDHNVPTTPGPITDPVSKIQVDTLRRNCEEFGVRLYPMGDADQGIVHVVGPQLGLTQPGMTVVCGDSHTSTHGAFGALAFGIGTSEVEHVLATQTLPLRPFRTLAVNVHGRLSPGVTAKDIVLAVIARIGTGGGQGYVIEYRGEAIEALSMEARMTVCNMSIEAGARAGMIAPDQTTFDYLQGRPHAPTGADWDAAVAEWSALRTDDDAEFDAEVDLDASELTPFVTWGTNPGQGLPLGDSVPDPESFADESDRVAAENALRYMDLTPGTPLRDIRVDTVFVGSCTNGRIEDLRAAADVVRGHRVADGVRMLVVPGSAKVRLQAEAEGLDRVFTEAGAEWRLPGCSMCLGMNPDTLAPGERSASTSNRNFEGRQGKGGRTHLVSPLVAAATAVRGTLSSPADLEGALVSATSREA
- the leuD gene encoding 3-isopropylmalate dehydratase small subunit; this encodes MEKFETHTGIGVPLRRSNVDTDQIIPAEYLKRVTRTGFEDGLFAAWRKDASFVLNSPVYAHGSVLVAGPDFGTGSSREHAVWALMNYGFRVVISSRFADIFRGNSGKQGLLTAVVSQDDVELIWKYLDNNPGAEITVDLVSRTVRAGEIVAAFDIDDYTRWRLLEGLDDIGLTLRHEADVTEFEQGRPAHKPVTTLA
- a CDS encoding HU family DNA-binding protein codes for the protein MNKAELIDALESKLGSKRMASDSLEAFLDIVIREVAKGGKVGITGFGTFERVDRAARTGRNPKTGDTVKIKKTKVPKFRSGTNFKQVVSGAKKLSRTESAASRASAGSLTGGGAAAARPTAKSAAKTATKAASKTATKTATKTATRAASKTATKTATKAASKTSTAPARATKSAGPAKTAATKAAPAKKAGATTKAAATKAAPAKKAGATRASAATTTARKTTTRAAGGAAKRTAKKA
- the cofC gene encoding 2-phospho-L-lactate guanylyltransferase encodes the protein MSDLSPPTSPAPAPDWHVVVPVKDTRHGKSRLARSVGAAREPLARAIADDTLEAVVGAVGADRVIVVTSDAGLAAEWSQRGVHVVADPGEGLNAALGLGLAAVPTGRAAAALLGDLPALHPVELREALAAAARHDQSFVPDADGVGTVLRCGGVVRSGDGVPTGLPRPLFGAGSAARHEADGAVRLTLDLPRLRTDVDDLASLEAASLLGLGTRTQAVVSGLWPRASGWI
- a CDS encoding lysophospholipid acyltransferase family protein, which gives rise to MSRASRRQRRRLPFAYRLAAVLLRRPMMVLMKRDWQGAENFPATGGFVVSPNHISYVDPIVFAHFLFDSDRECYFLAKDGLFRVPFVGWVLRASGQIPVYRNSAAAASSYRSALDAVRDGKAVAIFPEGTITRDPDLWPMRGKTGAARVALETRCPLIPVAQWGAHEILPPYSKKVGLFPRRTMVMRAGPPVDLSDLYDRPVDTKVLREATDRLMARITEMLAEVRHEQPPTSAVTGGTTDGPDAGPPPEVRP
- a CDS encoding NAD(P)H-dependent glycerol-3-phosphate dehydrogenase, with the translated sequence MTRVAVMGSGNWGTAFAAILADAGSDVLMWARRAEVADAVNAGRNEAYLPELALPPAVRATTDPVEALEGSDVVVLVVPSQTLRANLAGWGAAIPPGAPVVSLMKGVELGTTMRMSEVVTEAAGVEPDRVVVVSGPNLAPEIALRQPAGGVIACRDMATAERVAQVCAAPYFRPYTDTDVVGAEVCGATKNVVALASGMAEGMGFGDNTKATIITRGLAETTRLGLALGAHPQTFMGLAGVGDLIATCMSPLSRNHSFGVRLGRGLTVEQATAEMRQTTEGVKSCESILTLAGQHGVDMPICEQVVAVIRDGHPARDIGPRLMSRDLKAEKR
- a CDS encoding PLP-dependent transferase; its protein translation is MPSPATADPASTSPAGTLHTDTVVVGAGRPPREPGRGVNPAVELTSTFSPGGDVGYARVGNPTWSAFETALGELEGGVALVHASGMGAISAGLSLLAPGGTVLAPDQTYNGTEDLLAALAQGTAQVERVHATDTDGFLAALDRLGEGDLLWLESPTNPLMDVVDLPVVLARARERGVTSVVDNTLSTPLLSRPLQLGADVVVHSVTKYLSGHSDVVLGATVVAATARGAALGTRLQRHRTLHGAIAGPLEVFLALRGLRTLTVRFERACANAADLAGRLASHPAVERVRYPGQGAMIAVEVVGGAEAAEAVCEATAVWLHSTSLGGVESQIERRRRHASEPLVVPVNLLRLSVGIEHVDDLWADLDQALSRGVAAGADASAGPGLSASRP